A part of Tardiphaga sp. vice304 genomic DNA contains:
- a CDS encoding YggT family protein — MRAVLDIVLIVLDLYVWLLIASAILSWLIAFNVVNTRNQFVSAIAEFLFRITEPVLGPIRRALPSLGGLDISPIVLILIIMFLQRVITYYIYPNVI; from the coding sequence ATGCGTGCCGTTCTCGATATCGTGCTGATCGTTCTCGATCTCTACGTCTGGCTGCTGATTGCCTCGGCGATCCTGTCCTGGCTGATCGCCTTCAACGTGGTGAACACCCGCAACCAGTTCGTTTCGGCGATCGCCGAATTCCTGTTTCGCATCACCGAGCCGGTGCTGGGTCCGATCCGCCGGGCGCTGCCGAGCCTCGGCGGCCTCGACATTTCGCCCATCGTGCTGATCCTGATCATCATGTTCCTGCAGCGGGTCATCACCTATTATATCTACCCGAACGTGATCTGA
- a CDS encoding DUF167 domain-containing protein, translating to MADPWRYSADGISIALRVTPRGGRDDIDGIETLSDGRPVVKVRVRAIAEGGEANRAVTDLLAKVLGVRKRDVRVLSGTTSRQKQVAVDGDPRKLGELLRSITAAKPAKSSEQDPT from the coding sequence ATGGCTGATCCCTGGCGCTACTCGGCCGACGGGATCAGCATCGCCTTGCGCGTGACGCCACGCGGCGGCCGCGACGACATCGACGGCATCGAGACGCTGTCCGACGGCCGCCCGGTAGTGAAAGTGCGGGTCCGCGCCATCGCCGAGGGCGGCGAGGCCAACCGCGCCGTCACCGACCTGCTCGCAAAGGTTCTCGGCGTGCGAAAACGCGACGTCCGGGTGCTTTCCGGCACCACCTCGCGGCAGAAGCAGGTCGCCGTAGACGGCGATCCCCGGAAACTCGGCGAATTGCTGCGCAGCATTACCGCAGCAAAGCCTGCAAAATCCAGCGAACAGGACCCGACATGA
- the folD gene encoding bifunctional methylenetetrahydrofolate dehydrogenase/methenyltetrahydrofolate cyclohydrolase FolD has translation MTARIIDGKIIAAELRERVAGEVARVKRDHGLTPGLAVVLVGADPASEVYVRSKHKQTQAAGMASFEHRLPADVKQADLLALVAKLNADPTVHGILVQLPLPKGLDTDAVVNGIDPSKDVDGLHPNNAGRLAGGLPALSPCTPLGCIILTKSVHPSLEGMNAIVIGRSNLVGRPLVQLLLNENATVTIAHSRSRDLAKLCAQADLVYAAVGRPEMVRGDWIKPGATVIDVGINRLPGEDGKTRLVGDVAYAEALEVAGAITPVPGGVGQMTVACLLVNTLRAACAIHGLAKPAV, from the coding sequence ATGACCGCCCGCATCATCGATGGAAAGATCATTGCCGCTGAACTGCGCGAGCGCGTCGCCGGCGAAGTCGCGCGGGTCAAGCGCGACCACGGCCTGACGCCGGGCCTCGCGGTGGTGCTGGTCGGCGCCGACCCGGCCTCCGAGGTCTATGTCCGCAGCAAGCACAAGCAGACCCAGGCCGCCGGCATGGCGTCATTCGAGCACCGGCTGCCGGCCGACGTGAAGCAGGCCGACCTGCTAGCGCTTGTGGCCAAACTCAACGCCGATCCCACCGTGCACGGCATCCTGGTACAGTTGCCGCTGCCCAAGGGGCTCGACACCGACGCCGTGGTCAACGGCATCGATCCCTCCAAGGACGTCGACGGGCTGCATCCCAACAATGCCGGGCGGCTGGCCGGCGGGCTGCCGGCGCTGTCGCCCTGCACGCCGCTCGGCTGCATCATCCTGACCAAGAGCGTGCATCCCTCGCTGGAAGGCATGAATGCCATCGTGATCGGCCGCTCCAATCTGGTCGGCCGGCCGCTGGTGCAATTGCTGTTGAACGAGAACGCCACCGTGACCATCGCGCATTCGCGCTCGCGCGATCTGGCGAAGCTCTGCGCGCAGGCCGATCTGGTCTATGCCGCGGTCGGCCGGCCGGAAATGGTGCGCGGCGACTGGATCAAACCGGGCGCCACCGTGATCGATGTCGGCATCAACCGGCTGCCCGGCGAAGACGGCAAGACGCGGCTGGTCGGCGATGTCGCTTATGCGGAGGCGCTGGAAGTGGCCGGCGCGATCACGCCGGTGCCGGGCGGCGTCGGCCAGATGACGGTGGCCTGCCTCCTGGTCAACACGCTGCGCGCCGCCTGCGCGATCCACGGGCTGGCCAAGCCGGCGGTTTGA